A region of candidate division Zixibacteria bacterium HGW-Zixibacteria-1 DNA encodes the following proteins:
- a CDS encoding anion permease: protein MPPLIYVIIATVGIALIFDLINGFHDAANSIATVVSTRVLSPQIAVLWAAFFNFVAMFVFAPRVADTLAKIVRIDGTDSVYVYVVFCGLLGAIIWDLITWWLGLPTSSSHALIGGVAGAGLTYRGIDVIRWDNIWKTVKFIPLAPVIGLVLAFAMMLAIFWIFRRWRPTSVDRLFRKGQLISAALYSLGHGGNDAQKTMGIIMALLIAGGLMKPDTQLSIMHWDTLWIILSCHLAMAIGTAFGGWRIVKTMGMKIAKLRPVGGFCAETSGAATLFMATHLGIPVSTTHTITGSIIGVGATSRLSGIKWGVAGRIVWAWLFTIPVAALISSGCFLLLKYLLPGF from the coding sequence ATGCCGCCCCTGATATATGTCATTATTGCGACGGTGGGAATTGCCCTCATTTTCGATTTAATAAACGGCTTTCATGACGCCGCCAATTCGATTGCCACGGTGGTTTCGACGCGAGTGTTAAGCCCGCAAATTGCCGTTCTCTGGGCGGCATTTTTCAACTTTGTCGCCATGTTCGTTTTTGCACCGCGGGTCGCCGATACGCTGGCCAAGATTGTTCGGATTGACGGTACCGATTCCGTTTATGTTTATGTTGTCTTTTGCGGGTTGCTGGGTGCGATCATCTGGGATCTTATTACCTGGTGGCTGGGTTTGCCGACATCTTCGTCACATGCCTTAATCGGCGGTGTTGCCGGCGCCGGTTTGACCTATCGCGGAATTGATGTCATCCGCTGGGACAATATCTGGAAGACGGTCAAATTTATACCATTGGCCCCGGTGATCGGGCTGGTTCTTGCTTTCGCCATGATGCTCGCCATCTTCTGGATTTTTCGTCGCTGGCGCCCGACCTCGGTCGACCGCCTATTCCGCAAAGGGCAGCTTATCTCCGCCGCCCTTTATTCGCTCGGGCATGGCGGCAATGATGCCCAGAAGACGATGGGAATCATCATGGCTCTGCTTATCGCCGGGGGGCTTATGAAGCCGGACACGCAACTTTCAATCATGCATTGGGATACCTTATGGATTATTCTCTCCTGCCATCTGGCCATGGCCATCGGGACGGCCTTCGGGGGTTGGCGGATCGTGAAAACCATGGGCATGAAAATTGCGAAACTTCGTCCGGTCGGCGGTTTCTGCGCGGAAACCTCGGGCGCGGCAACACTCTTTATGGCGACACATCTCGGCATTCCCGTTTCCACGACTCACACCATAACGGGCTCCATTATCGGAGTCGGGGCAACCTCAAGGCTGTCGGGAATAAAATGGGGAGTGGCCGGGCGTATTGTCTGGGCATGGCTTTTCACTATCCCGGTAGCGGCGCTTATATCTTCGGGATGCTTCCTTTTGCTGAAATATTTGCTGCCCGGATTTTGA
- a CDS encoding DUF47 domain-containing protein, with protein sequence MFRKLLPKTGSFFEYFEQHSRLSKQACAELDALAANPDNLENRVGHIKDIEHQADDVTRHCIDALHSTFITPIDRSDIHRLISRLDDIIDTVDSIAARMLMYRVTTIRPEMKLLIKTLIEAVDGIDHAIKGLPVLRKKGAEIQKYCYDVYDAESRADAILNSALVHLFEDENDPIHIIKWKDILERLERATDRCQEVAQIISGIVIEAS encoded by the coding sequence ATGTTTAGAAAATTACTACCCAAGACGGGCAGTTTCTTTGAGTACTTCGAACAGCACAGCCGGCTGTCGAAGCAAGCCTGTGCCGAGCTCGATGCCCTGGCGGCCAATCCCGACAATCTTGAAAACCGCGTGGGGCATATTAAAGATATCGAGCATCAGGCGGATGATGTCACCCGCCATTGTATCGATGCGCTTCACAGCACCTTTATTACTCCGATCGATCGATCCGATATTCATCGTCTGATAAGCCGACTCGATGATATAATCGACACGGTCGATTCGATTGCGGCCCGAATGCTGATGTATCGGGTGACCACGATCCGCCCGGAAATGAAACTTCTTATCAAGACTTTAATTGAAGCCGTCGACGGAATCGACCACGCCATCAAGGGTCTGCCCGTGCTCAGGAAAAAGGGCGCCGAAATTCAGAAGTACTGCTATGATGTGTATGATGCCGAGTCGCGAGCCGATGCGATATTGAATTCGGCTTTGGTGCATCTTTTCGAAGACGAAAACGACCCGATCCATATTATCAAATGGAAGGATATCCTGGAGCGTCTGGAGCGGGCCACTGATCGCTGCCAGGAGGTGGCCCAGATTATATCCGGTATCGTCATCGAGGCTTCATAA
- the queG gene encoding tRNA epoxyqueuosine(34) reductase QueG, with product MNDERLLKSEAVKALALQLGADVVGIARALPVKQTHRYLKWLDDGCAGDMTYLSKYAEQRFDPGLLLPGARSVIVTGFNYYPSPADIESMKMPYKVARYAWGLDYHDVLRRILRRLRAALKKNVPDLKARICVDTAPFMDKYWAQEAGLGWQGKHSNLVSKDFGNWLVIGSLVIDAEVDTYEKIHNDHCGKCTACIDACPTGAIERLYTVNATKCISYWTIEAKSDHIPDDISADMQDWVFGCDICISVCPFNRFQKPHKEGTFSRIGNIGLVETGKVMELSESQFNEKFKSSPIYRPGLAGLRRNLTAISRFRSGRQ from the coding sequence ATGAATGATGAGAGATTATTGAAATCAGAAGCAGTCAAGGCATTGGCTCTGCAGCTTGGAGCTGATGTTGTCGGCATAGCCCGGGCTTTGCCGGTAAAGCAAACCCACCGCTATTTAAAATGGCTTGATGACGGCTGTGCCGGGGATATGACTTATTTGTCGAAATACGCAGAGCAGCGTTTCGATCCGGGTTTACTTCTTCCCGGCGCCCGTTCCGTTATTGTCACTGGTTTCAACTACTATCCTTCACCCGCGGATATTGAATCAATGAAAATGCCTTATAAAGTAGCCCGGTACGCCTGGGGATTGGATTATCATGATGTCCTCCGGCGGATTCTCCGCCGTCTCAGGGCGGCCTTGAAAAAAAATGTCCCCGATCTCAAGGCCCGAATTTGTGTCGACACGGCCCCCTTTATGGATAAATACTGGGCTCAGGAAGCGGGCCTTGGCTGGCAGGGAAAGCACAGCAATCTTGTCTCGAAGGATTTCGGCAACTGGCTCGTTATAGGCAGCCTTGTCATTGACGCCGAAGTGGATACTTACGAAAAGATACATAATGATCACTGCGGCAAATGTACCGCCTGTATCGATGCTTGCCCGACCGGGGCCATTGAGAGGCTTTATACTGTCAATGCCACGAAATGTATCAGTTACTGGACAATCGAGGCCAAATCGGATCATATCCCTGATGATATATCCGCTGACATGCAGGACTGGGTCTTTGGCTGTGATATCTGCATTTCGGTCTGTCCTTTTAACCGGTTTCAGAAGCCGCATAAGGAAGGGACATTTTCACGAATCGGGAATATAGGATTGGTGGAGACCGGCAAAGTGATGGAATTATCGGAAAGTCAATTTAATGAGAAGTTCAAATCCAGCCCGATCTATCGCCCTGGACTGGCGGGCCTTAGAAGGAATTTAACCGCAATCAGCCGATTCAGAAGCGGCCGCCAATAA